The stretch of DNA TATGCGGGTCAATTTATGATGGATCACAACTGAACTGACTCTGGTATTTCTTAAAGACAACAATCCGCTCCAAATTCCTCTACGTCTCGAATGACCTTTCCGATGATATCAGTAACAAAAATCCCCTTGGACTCGTACTCGGTATTCAGCTTTTTTGGTATTGTCAATGTTATTTCGATCAAATTGTGCCAAGTGGTTGTGAGACATCGTACCAAAAAACGAAGTCTTCCCATTGGTTGGAGAGGGCGGGCGAGAATCACATATCACATATCACTGGAAAATAAACTGTTTCGAGATTTGTACACGCCACAAAATATTACTTCacttacctttcaatcttgaggAAACCCTGCTCATTGATGGGATCTTCTGGCTTTTGTGATTGCAACCTCTTGACCTTCAGACGTTCTCTTCTCAGTTCTGCTTTGATTTTCACCAATTGGCTTTTCAGActgttttgttgttttaggGTAAGAATATTACATTGGACACCAGTAGACTTTTTTGTTGGTTCTAAAAAATcttcttcagagcaatgaacATGGGTGGGGATTTTGGCCTGTTTTTTTGTTATGCGTATAGTTTTGGTCGATTGAGTTGTCAGGCCAAGACTGTCAGAGGGATCACTTCGATTCAATTGAGGTTCATCCTCATTCGACATTAAGGCTAGAGTTGGGACAGCCTCTTTTTTCAGGCGTTTCCTTACAGGCAGTCCGAGAAGCTCGTTCCTCATGTCTCGCTGGTAGCTTTCAGAGGTAAAGTGTCGCTCACAGATCGCGGCGGTTTTGGGATTGACGTGATCAGCCCGGTTGCACGCATCTACCCATAACTTGGATTGACTCGAATCAGTTGGAAACCGATGGTATCGCACATTGTTTGGATTTCGGCACGCAGCTACTGCACAAGCTTTATGAACATTAGACTCCATTGGCCCCGAACGAAATTTCAACCCTTGTGTTTGGGTTCGTATCTGAATCGCTGAATCAGAACTACTCGTAAATGTGAGGAACACTAAATCGTCTTGGAATCAATCATTTACCACATCAATTCGTAACgaatgttgttgtttctttcattctgTTGCCTCCTGTTTCCACGCATTCCCCCCCGTGACGTCATAGACCAAAGACAGGAATCCGGCAATATCTGAATTAGTTTTTGATTGCCAAACCTGGCACTATGGCAACATCAGTACTCTATTATCAACTACCCAATTGAGAAAGGTAGGCTTTAAGCactcaaaagacaaaaaagtacTAGTGCTTTAATTGGTTGAGGGCGGAAATTGGACTGGAGGTTGTAAACGTGGGCACGCAACCTGTCGGCACTACCTTCGGAAATGCTATATTTATCTAACAAATTCGGCTTTGTCAAGAGCAAGTAGTATAAATGATTTTTGGTGTTGAGGCATCTGATCAatgttattctccaccgattacTTGGCgctgctacttttttaaacttgactcacctaatcaaacctaacctaacacgatattaataacccttaaagtcttaATTTAAACCTTCtaacattttgccaccaatttaaaaatgagccccgccaactaatcggtggaggaTAACAACGTTTGTCTGAGGCATCTCGGCAAACTcaggaaaaaatcaatattcaaatgagtttttgtCTCGGAGGGGTGAGACCGGGTGAGACTCACCCGGCCAGGAAAGCCAGCCATAACATCGTATATAACAGTTCCAATATTCAGTGTGTTGTTTTTATCAGCTTGATTCTCCGTGTGTTGGCGTGGTTAGTGTACGTGGCGTGGTTGACAAAGATCGGGAAGAGATTCGAAACACGGAATTTTGTCGTGAGAGGGCACTGCACTAACCACAGGCATAGTGCCACATCTCCTGAGTTGCgttaaaaatcatttaaaatgtCGTTTCTTGGGTAGTCTTGACGCCATACTACTGTTACTGGCTCAATGTCAGAATATAGTTCCCTCAAAGTAGGCCAATAAATCTAATTGAATAACAAATTTCAGCCATGCATGTTGCGAATTGGCGCAACAACTTACCATAAACTTCGATcagctttttgttttttttttcacttcacgaggaaaaaaaataccttatCAACCTGAGAATAAATAATGCGCCAAATGAGTACTAAGTAGGCCGTTAGAATGACAATATCTAGAATCATATTATAATATTTAGGTTGAAAATACTCAAGTCAACCGACATTCTAATCATCTTGGAAATCCTTGTTAAGAACGGCTAAGCTGTCCCTGGCCTTGGCAACAAGATAAGATGAGCTATTCTGGAGGTGCCGACGAGGTCTCCTCATCTGGAATCAAGGCTGGGATGTAAAAGTTTTTCTTCTGGACATCATGTTTCCGCTTCTTGTGAAGCAACAAATTTCCACTAGTGGCACATGCAAACTGACATTGGTCACatctaaaaagaaaagaaagattttaTGCCGTCTTCAGCCATGACAAGCCTCTCTAATTGTCAAACCCTACTTATATGGATTCTCCTTGGTATGAATCCGTTCATGGTTGCCCAAACTTAATCGCGTTTTAAGGCCCTTGCCGCAAAAGCGGCAGGAGAACTTCGCAGGAGCGTGCGTTAGCATATGACTTCGAAGTGTTCCCTTCGATTTGAGAAACAGACCACAGATTTCACATTTCACCGATGTCGTCGGATGAGTCGACTTGAGATGCTTGTTCAACAGCCAATTGGTGCCAAAGGCCTTGTCACACTGGTCGCAAGGCCAAGTCGGCTCGGAGT from Tigriopus californicus strain San Diego chromosome 3, Tcal_SD_v2.1, whole genome shotgun sequence encodes:
- the LOC131877559 gene encoding uncharacterized protein LOC131877559; translated protein: MESNVHKACAVAACRNPNNVRYHRFPTDSSQSKLWVDACNRADHVNPKTAAICERHFTSESYQRDMRNELLGLPVRKRLKKEAVPTLALMSNEDEPQLNRSDPSDSLGLTTQSTKTIRITKKQAKIPTHVHCSEEDFLEPTKKSTGVQCNILTLKQQNSLKSQLVKIKAELRRERLKVKRLQSQKPEDPINEQGFLKIESDM